Proteins encoded in a region of the Paenibacillus sp. E222 genome:
- the dnaI gene encoding primosomal protein DnaI, with protein MESLGGLLQQLNPSFREQSRRIAADLMEDPYVREFRTGHPELKDAQLITDLSKLYQYAKDSKNCANCPGLDNCPNDFQGHFCKLEVEHFNGKPEIIDKKAPCSKHIARQNEHVIKQRIRSFYVDERALNAGYNDVEIMGKDRMRAPAVNQVLRYINDTKENGLSPQGLFLEGSFGTGKTFLMCYLLHELAVVGHTGVIIYMPDFVEDLKSMISEGNKLKETTDILKSCDLLIFDDIGAENLNPWVRDHVMGSILNYRMNRKPTFYTSNYNLDGLEKHLSFTSRDGEEMNKGQRLMDRIRPFVDVISVRGENQRGKR; from the coding sequence ATGGAATCCTTGGGAGGACTGCTTCAGCAGCTGAATCCTTCCTTTCGTGAACAGTCGCGGCGGATTGCGGCGGATTTGATGGAAGATCCGTACGTACGCGAATTCCGCACAGGTCATCCTGAACTGAAAGATGCACAGCTTATTACCGATCTGAGCAAGCTGTATCAGTATGCCAAAGATTCGAAGAACTGTGCGAACTGTCCGGGGCTCGACAACTGTCCTAACGATTTCCAGGGTCACTTTTGCAAACTGGAAGTAGAGCATTTTAACGGTAAACCCGAAATTATAGATAAAAAAGCACCTTGTTCCAAACATATCGCCCGGCAAAATGAGCATGTCATCAAGCAGAGAATCCGCAGTTTCTATGTGGACGAGCGTGCGCTCAATGCAGGATATAACGATGTGGAAATTATGGGCAAGGATCGGATGCGTGCTCCGGCGGTGAACCAGGTTCTGCGTTATATTAACGACACCAAGGAGAATGGATTATCTCCGCAAGGACTGTTTTTGGAAGGATCATTTGGAACGGGCAAGACGTTTCTGATGTGTTATCTGCTGCATGAACTCGCGGTTGTGGGCCACACAGGTGTTATTATCTACATGCCTGATTTTGTGGAGGATCTGAAATCCATGATTAGTGAAGGAAACAAGCTGAAGGAAACGACGGATATTCTGAAAAGCTGTGATCTGCTCATCTTTGATGATATTGGGGCAGAGAATCTGAACCCATGGGTTCGGGATCATGTGATGGGTTCCATTCTGAACTACCGTATGAATCGCAAACCTACATTTTACACGTCCAACTATAACTTGGATGGGCTGGAGAAACATCTTAGCTTCACCAGCAGGGATGGCGAGGAAATGAACAAAGGCCAGCGTTTGATGGACCGGATTCGTCCGTTTGTTGATGTCATCTCGGTTCGGGGTGAGAATCAACGGGGCAAACGTTAA
- a CDS encoding alpha-mannosidase, translating into MTKPTSKSKRAHIISHTHWDREWYLPYEKHHMRLVQLVDALLDQLDQGPDFKSFYLDGQTIIIDDYLQVRPEQKERLEKHIRDGRIVIGPWYILQDAFLTSGEANVRNMQVGHRDAKRYGTPSKVGYFPDTFGLVGQTPQLMLQSGIDNVFFGRGVKPTGFNNMVSDDGYESSFSELMWEGPDGSKVLGVLFANWYSNGNEVPVDEASARKFWETKLADAEKYASTNELLYMNGCDHQPIQKDLPEAIRMAEQLYPDIEFVHSNFPDYLSALKASAVQELSVVKGELRSQRTDGWGTLVNTASARVYLKQMNQLGQAMLEKVAEPLASFAHLLGHPYPHDQFTYAWKTLMQNHPHDSICGCSVDEVHREMVTRFDKSRHVAEALIEDSTSQIAAAVDTSTFERYGEEARPVVVFNTSGWERSGVVQIELDAARLYFRDGFSLEDMAAKMNAIDLAGRILVDEEGKPVPCTVEDLGLQFGYDLPDDRFRQPYSCRRVSITFEAENVPALGLKTYALVRMDSNAASDSNAAGESVDNTTNSNTLLRGERGMENEYFIVNISDNGSFELTDKRTGRTYKDLGVYENVGDIGNEYMFKQPENEVALTTKDLRAEIRVIEDAPYRASYEIVHHWEIPESADETLDREQRELIYYPHRKAQRSKQMIRLKIRTIVSLSRSGKGIKLETTFNNQAKDHRVRALFPTDLTSAVHHVDSMFEIATRDNTPAPEWQNPSNTQHQQSFVDVSEDQAGLVVANLGLNEYEVLEDGRNTIAVTLLRAVGELGDWGLFPTPEAQCLGEHSFQLEIIPHDGNGATSGAYIEAYQFQIPWTLAQTTVHPGFLTPSNTPFAWQGDGLAFSSLKVNEDSGDLMLRWYNMGSNTTELKFAASESIPQALEDAYQSNILEEETGKLNASMVNESSTALTSKEWALQAGPCEIVTVGLRR; encoded by the coding sequence ATGACCAAACCAACAAGCAAATCGAAAAGAGCGCATATTATTTCTCATACGCACTGGGATCGGGAATGGTATTTGCCGTATGAGAAGCATCATATGCGATTGGTGCAGCTGGTGGATGCCTTGCTGGATCAGCTCGATCAGGGGCCGGATTTTAAAAGCTTTTACCTGGACGGCCAGACAATCATCATCGATGACTATCTTCAGGTTAGACCGGAGCAGAAGGAACGGCTGGAGAAGCATATTCGTGATGGCCGGATTGTCATTGGGCCCTGGTATATTTTGCAGGATGCCTTCCTGACCAGTGGTGAAGCAAACGTACGTAATATGCAGGTCGGACATCGGGATGCCAAACGTTACGGAACACCTTCAAAGGTCGGATACTTCCCGGATACGTTCGGGCTTGTAGGACAGACACCGCAGCTTATGCTGCAATCGGGCATCGATAATGTCTTTTTCGGGCGAGGCGTGAAACCAACGGGCTTCAACAACATGGTGTCTGACGATGGATACGAATCCAGTTTCTCAGAGCTGATGTGGGAAGGTCCGGATGGATCTAAAGTGCTTGGTGTTTTATTCGCCAACTGGTACTCTAACGGGAATGAGGTTCCGGTGGACGAAGCTTCAGCTCGCAAGTTCTGGGAAACCAAGCTGGCTGACGCGGAGAAATATGCATCGACCAATGAATTGCTGTACATGAACGGATGTGATCACCAGCCAATTCAGAAGGATCTGCCTGAAGCCATCCGTATGGCTGAACAATTGTATCCCGATATCGAGTTTGTTCACTCCAACTTCCCGGACTATCTGTCCGCGTTGAAAGCATCTGCGGTTCAGGAGCTGTCTGTTGTAAAAGGAGAGCTGCGCAGCCAGCGTACCGATGGCTGGGGCACTCTGGTGAACACCGCTTCTGCACGCGTTTATCTGAAACAGATGAACCAACTGGGCCAAGCCATGTTGGAAAAAGTAGCTGAGCCGCTGGCTTCGTTCGCGCATCTGCTAGGTCATCCATATCCGCATGATCAGTTTACCTATGCGTGGAAAACGTTGATGCAGAATCATCCGCATGACAGCATCTGTGGCTGTAGCGTAGACGAGGTGCATCGCGAGATGGTCACCCGGTTTGATAAGAGCCGTCATGTGGCTGAGGCCCTGATTGAGGATAGCACCAGCCAAATCGCTGCAGCTGTGGATACTTCAACATTTGAACGATATGGTGAGGAAGCGCGGCCTGTGGTTGTGTTTAACACATCGGGATGGGAGCGCAGCGGTGTAGTTCAGATTGAACTGGATGCGGCCCGTTTGTACTTCCGCGATGGTTTCTCATTGGAAGATATGGCAGCCAAAATGAACGCCATCGACCTGGCAGGTCGTATATTGGTGGATGAAGAAGGCAAACCAGTTCCGTGTACGGTAGAGGATCTGGGTCTGCAATTCGGCTATGATCTGCCGGATGATCGATTCCGTCAGCCATATAGCTGCCGTCGGGTCAGCATTACGTTTGAAGCAGAGAATGTGCCTGCACTTGGCCTGAAGACGTATGCTTTGGTTCGTATGGACAGCAATGCTGCGAGTGATTCAAATGCTGCTGGGGAGTCTGTGGATAACACTACGAATTCAAATACACTGCTGCGTGGTGAACGTGGCATGGAAAATGAATATTTTATCGTAAATATTTCAGACAACGGGTCGTTTGAACTTACAGATAAACGGACAGGCCGGACGTATAAAGATCTTGGCGTGTATGAAAATGTCGGTGATATCGGCAATGAGTACATGTTCAAGCAACCGGAAAATGAAGTGGCATTGACTACGAAGGATCTTCGGGCAGAAATTCGGGTTATTGAAGATGCGCCTTACAGAGCTTCGTACGAAATTGTTCATCATTGGGAAATTCCTGAATCCGCTGATGAAACGCTTGATCGTGAGCAGCGGGAACTGATTTATTATCCACATCGTAAAGCGCAACGTTCCAAACAAATGATTAGGCTCAAGATCCGAACCATTGTGTCGTTAAGCCGCAGTGGAAAAGGTATCAAGCTCGAAACAACTTTCAACAATCAGGCGAAGGATCATCGGGTACGGGCACTCTTCCCGACGGATCTGACATCGGCTGTTCATCACGTTGACTCGATGTTCGAAATTGCTACTCGCGATAATACGCCTGCACCGGAATGGCAGAATCCGAGCAATACCCAGCATCAGCAAAGTTTTGTTGATGTGAGTGAGGATCAGGCTGGATTGGTTGTAGCCAATCTGGGTCTGAATGAATATGAGGTTCTTGAGGATGGACGGAATACGATTGCCGTAACACTGCTTCGTGCCGTGGGAGAACTTGGAGACTGGGGATTGTTCCCTACACCGGAAGCTCAGTGTCTCGGTGAGCATTCCTTCCAGCTGGAGATTATCCCTCATGACGGGAACGGAGCAACATCCGGAGCGTACATTGAAGCTTACCAGTTCCAGATTCCATGGACTTTGGCTCAGACGACCGTACATCCGGGATTCCTGACACCAAGCAACACACCTTTTGCGTGGCAAGGGGACGGTCTTGCGTTTTCTTCACTGAAGGTGAACGAGGATTCGGGTGATCTGATGTTGCGTTGGTATAATATGGGGTCCAATACAACTGAGTTGAAGTTTGCTGCTTCTGAGTCCATCCCGCAAGCATTGGAAGATGCATATCAGAGCAACATTCTGGAGGAAGAGACAGGCAAACTGAATGCTTCGATGGTAAATGAATCTTCCACTGCCTTGACTAGCAAAGAATGGGCTCTTCAAGCGGGACCTTGTGAGATTGTTACGGTGGGGCTGCGTCGTTAA
- a CDS encoding TrkA family potassium uptake protein gives MKTQQFAVIGLGRFGSSLAQELMELGYEVLGIDKNEEVVEDMSELVTHAVVADSTDEEVLRSLGIRNFDCCIVAIGADIQTSILTAILLKELGVKTVVAKAISVLHGRALDKLGIDRVVYPERDMGIRVAHQLVTPNLLDYIELSDDYSIVEMKVPACLHNKTLSTLNARVRFGCSIVALQKEAGVIIAPTALDSLQMGDIMVIIGMNDDIDRFEEEVISQES, from the coding sequence ATGAAAACACAGCAGTTTGCGGTAATTGGGCTTGGGCGCTTTGGCTCCAGTCTGGCACAGGAATTAATGGAGCTTGGGTATGAAGTGCTGGGGATCGATAAAAATGAAGAAGTCGTCGAAGACATGAGCGAATTGGTCACCCATGCCGTCGTCGCGGATTCCACTGATGAGGAAGTGCTGCGCTCCCTCGGCATCCGTAATTTTGACTGCTGTATCGTTGCCATCGGGGCTGATATCCAGACCAGCATTCTCACTGCTATTTTACTGAAGGAACTCGGTGTAAAGACAGTTGTGGCCAAAGCCATTTCCGTTCTTCACGGACGGGCACTGGACAAGCTGGGAATCGATCGTGTGGTTTATCCTGAGCGTGATATGGGAATCCGGGTTGCCCATCAGCTTGTTACCCCGAATCTGCTGGATTATATCGAATTGTCCGATGATTACAGTATTGTGGAGATGAAGGTTCCAGCCTGTCTGCATAATAAAACGCTATCCACTCTGAATGCACGGGTACGCTTTGGCTGCAGCATTGTAGCCTTGCAAAAGGAAGCCGGAGTCATTATTGCCCCGACTGCACTGGACTCGCTTCAGATGGGTGATATCATGGTAATTATCGGCATGAATGATGACATTGACCGTTTTGAGGAAGAAGTGATCAGCCAGGAGAGCTAG
- a CDS encoding CPBP family intramembrane glutamic endopeptidase → MNPLGQPLVLKANFKRLGLLAAIGLILFFVFQIFPATSSQTTDIQSTSFISKEKAAESARSFAASLPDYTLPTNTGNELVTYQTHSDIYGYMAKTKQLETYNKKWETTYPYDVYRVRLPDQDKGGYLNVDVHMRTGKVVGFKRELPSSLYASIEAEQDKSKVNAAQRLAEDNLSLNEKEQLAAGVLGEFGYNVPKLQLDTREEEAGLKYTDNEKQIGDSKLELNFTFENGAVRSFESVFSVPTSHTDYVENQTRQANWMTYGGYAFLTFVLGVLAIIYSILTRAHTSFKRGIVLSLIYFAASVIGTLNMIPLFQAQGLSNFMLTFLMVMQAGITLVMSATIYLSLVAGDGMWRKIGLNPWPRAKEPGYGKYVLHSMYTGYLWALILLGVQSVLFFILERSIGSWSTTSADQSTYNMSYAWIFPIMAWMAGIGEEAVYRLFGIRMMQKVVRNTFIACLIPTLIWALGHTLYPIYPVITRPIELTVIGLLFSLIMLRHGFIAVVFAHVIFDSLLMGLSLIFMGDALNISAGLFWIVLPAIVGYVIYKMNPKQKEKPYVTTPHHEVLQ, encoded by the coding sequence ATGAATCCCTTAGGGCAGCCTTTGGTACTCAAAGCTAACTTCAAGCGTTTAGGGTTGCTTGCGGCGATTGGCCTGATTCTGTTTTTCGTTTTTCAAATCTTCCCTGCCACCTCATCGCAAACGACTGATATCCAGTCTACTTCCTTCATAAGCAAGGAGAAAGCAGCGGAGTCGGCACGATCTTTTGCAGCTTCTCTACCTGACTATACCCTTCCGACGAATACCGGAAACGAGCTTGTGACGTACCAAACCCATTCCGATATTTATGGGTATATGGCGAAAACCAAACAGTTAGAAACCTATAACAAGAAATGGGAAACAACCTATCCTTACGATGTGTACCGCGTTCGTTTGCCTGATCAGGACAAAGGCGGTTATTTGAATGTTGACGTACATATGAGAACAGGAAAAGTTGTCGGTTTCAAGCGCGAACTCCCTTCTTCCCTGTATGCATCCATTGAGGCTGAGCAGGACAAAAGCAAAGTGAATGCTGCCCAACGTTTAGCTGAAGATAACCTTTCCTTAAATGAAAAAGAGCAGCTTGCCGCTGGCGTCCTTGGCGAATTCGGGTATAATGTGCCAAAACTTCAGCTGGACACCCGTGAAGAAGAAGCGGGGCTGAAATACACGGATAATGAAAAGCAAATTGGGGATTCCAAGCTGGAACTGAACTTTACATTTGAAAACGGAGCCGTTCGCTCCTTCGAATCGGTATTCTCAGTCCCTACCTCCCATACCGACTATGTAGAAAATCAGACTCGGCAAGCCAACTGGATGACTTACGGTGGTTATGCTTTTCTTACCTTTGTGCTTGGCGTGCTCGCGATCATCTACAGTATTCTGACCAGAGCACATACCTCGTTCAAACGCGGAATCGTTCTGTCTCTGATATACTTTGCGGCTTCTGTGATTGGCACACTGAACATGATTCCACTCTTTCAGGCGCAAGGGCTGTCTAACTTTATGCTGACCTTCCTGATGGTAATGCAGGCTGGGATAACGCTGGTCATGAGTGCAACCATCTATCTGTCACTCGTTGCCGGTGACGGCATGTGGCGCAAAATTGGTCTGAATCCTTGGCCTCGGGCCAAAGAACCCGGATACGGCAAATATGTGCTGCACAGTATGTATACAGGTTACTTATGGGCGTTGATTCTGCTGGGTGTGCAATCCGTACTGTTCTTTATTTTGGAGCGCAGTATTGGAAGCTGGTCAACAACATCGGCTGACCAGTCCACTTATAACATGAGTTATGCCTGGATCTTCCCGATTATGGCCTGGATGGCCGGGATTGGTGAGGAAGCAGTCTATCGTCTGTTCGGAATTCGCATGATGCAGAAGGTTGTACGCAATACGTTCATTGCCTGCCTCATCCCAACATTGATCTGGGCTCTGGGACACACCCTGTACCCGATCTATCCGGTCATCACACGTCCAATAGAGCTTACGGTCATCGGACTCTTGTTCAGTCTGATCATGCTGCGTCACGGCTTCATCGCCGTTGTATTCGCCCATGTTATCTTTGACAGCCTGTTGATGGGGCTAAGCCTGATCTTCATGGGTGATGCTCTGAACATTTCCGCCGGACTCTTCTGGATTGTGCTTCCGGCCATCGTTGGTTATGTCATTTACAAAATGAATCCAAAACAAAAAGAGAAGCCGTATGTCACGACTCCTCATCACGAAGTGCTGCAATAA
- the uvrC gene encoding excinuclease ABC subunit UvrC produces the protein MDEFITNVQEQEKALEQIRHKLALLPDMSGCYLMKNSEGTIIYVGKAKVLKNRVRSYFIGSHNGKTQRLVSEIRDFEYIVTGSNMEALILECNLIKKHMPRYNVLLKDDKTFPYLKITNEKHPRLEVTRRVLKDKAKYFGPYPNSYAAHQTKKLLDRMYPLRKCGVMPKEVCLYYHMGQCLAPCVQEVGKEQYDEISQEISSFLSGGHEEIKKDLQRKMQEAAEDLYFERAKELRDQVIAIDAMMEKQKITMADARDRDVFGFAIDKGWMCVQILYMRQGKMIERHVSTFPFYGEAYSDFMSYVTQYYSDNPALPQEILLPEMPKDLAAGDSGADDISDADGAVPAAVTIESEEATGLAQDSAVELRVAESRASYGDIQPEAATEEAAMVNQDDAVAQEDVSADKQPPGFEDPSQVAAALQEWLEIKVHIPQRGLKRQMITMAVDNARVALEEKFRLIERNEERTSKAAEGLGRFIGLDQLHRIEAFDNSNIQGTNPVSAMIVFTDGKPDKKEYRKYKVRSVEGPDDYETMREVIRRRYERVLKENLTQPDLIVVDGGKGQISAAVDILENELGLFIPVCGLVKDAKHKTSQLMIGNPPEVISLPRDSQEFYLLQRIQEEVHRFAISFHREQRGKSMVTSRLDAIPGIGEKRRKLLLKHFGSLRKIKEASVEDFRPLSIGDKLANQIIAALRDEES, from the coding sequence ATGGATGAATTCATTACAAACGTACAGGAGCAGGAGAAGGCACTGGAGCAGATCCGCCACAAGCTGGCTTTGCTGCCTGACATGTCTGGCTGCTACCTGATGAAAAACAGTGAAGGTACCATTATCTATGTAGGTAAAGCGAAAGTGCTGAAGAATCGCGTAAGATCATATTTTATCGGCAGTCATAATGGGAAGACACAGCGCCTGGTGTCCGAAATCCGTGATTTCGAATATATCGTTACCGGCAGTAATATGGAAGCACTCATTCTGGAGTGTAACCTGATCAAGAAGCATATGCCGCGGTATAACGTGTTGCTCAAGGATGACAAGACATTCCCTTACCTTAAAATTACGAATGAAAAGCATCCCCGTCTCGAAGTGACCCGGCGGGTGCTCAAAGATAAAGCCAAATACTTCGGACCTTATCCGAATTCATATGCGGCACACCAAACGAAAAAGCTGCTTGACCGGATGTATCCGTTACGCAAATGCGGCGTGATGCCGAAGGAAGTTTGCCTGTATTATCATATGGGACAGTGCCTCGCTCCCTGCGTGCAAGAAGTGGGCAAGGAGCAGTATGATGAGATCTCCCAAGAGATCAGTTCATTTTTGAGTGGCGGGCATGAGGAGATCAAAAAGGATTTACAGCGTAAAATGCAGGAAGCGGCTGAGGATCTATATTTTGAACGTGCCAAGGAACTTCGGGATCAGGTCATTGCCATTGATGCGATGATGGAAAAACAGAAAATTACGATGGCGGATGCCAGAGACCGCGATGTGTTTGGTTTTGCCATTGATAAAGGCTGGATGTGTGTCCAGATTCTATATATGCGTCAGGGGAAAATGATCGAACGACACGTATCAACGTTCCCGTTTTACGGTGAGGCATACAGTGACTTTATGTCTTACGTGACCCAGTATTACAGTGATAATCCAGCGTTGCCACAGGAAATCTTACTGCCGGAAATGCCAAAAGATCTGGCAGCGGGTGACAGTGGTGCGGATGATATATCCGATGCTGATGGAGCGGTACCTGCGGCGGTGACAATCGAGTCAGAAGAGGCAACGGGATTGGCGCAAGATTCTGCGGTTGAGCTGCGTGTAGCCGAGTCCCGTGCATCTTATGGTGATATCCAACCCGAAGCAGCGACGGAAGAAGCTGCGATGGTTAACCAGGACGACGCTGTTGCTCAGGAAGATGTATCGGCTGATAAACAGCCTCCAGGCTTCGAAGATCCTTCTCAGGTCGCAGCAGCATTGCAGGAATGGCTGGAAATTAAAGTCCATATTCCGCAGCGTGGATTGAAACGCCAGATGATCACCATGGCCGTGGATAACGCACGTGTTGCACTGGAAGAGAAGTTCCGCCTGATTGAGCGGAATGAAGAACGGACATCAAAAGCTGCGGAAGGACTGGGACGCTTTATTGGACTGGATCAGCTTCACCGTATTGAAGCGTTTGATAACTCGAACATCCAGGGAACGAATCCGGTATCTGCCATGATTGTATTTACGGATGGTAAACCGGATAAGAAAGAATATCGGAAGTACAAGGTACGTTCGGTTGAAGGCCCGGATGATTATGAAACGATGCGTGAGGTCATCCGTCGTCGTTACGAACGGGTGTTGAAGGAAAACTTAACCCAGCCTGACCTGATCGTGGTCGATGGAGGTAAAGGTCAGATTTCGGCAGCCGTGGACATTCTGGAAAATGAATTGGGATTGTTTATTCCGGTATGTGGACTGGTGAAGGATGCGAAGCACAAGACCTCACAGTTGATGATCGGCAACCCGCCGGAAGTCATCTCCTTGCCGCGTGACAGTCAGGAGTTCTACCTGTTGCAGCGGATTCAGGAAGAGGTCCACCGTTTTGCGATTTCGTTCCATCGCGAGCAGCGTGGGAAATCGATGGTGACTTCCCGTCTGGATGCTATTCCGGGGATCGGAGAAAAGCGGCGCAAGCTGCTGCTGAAGCATTTTGGCTCTTTACGCAAAATAAAAGAGGCCAGCGTCGAAGACTTCCGGCCTCTATCTATTGGTGACAAGCTTGCGAATCAGATTATTGCAGCACTTCGTGATGAGGAGTCGTGA
- a CDS encoding TrkH family potassium uptake protein has product MNVQWMRLSPPRILVLGFAGIILLGTLLLMLPASSRSGVSLPFIDALFTATSAVCVTGLVVVDTGTHFSTLGQIVIAILIQIGGLGFMTMSTLVAIAFKRRISLRERLILQEAMNQSTMEGIVRLIRKVVMYSLILEGICGTLFAIRWSFDMPMGQAIYYGYWHAISMFNNAGFDMFGEFRSFTGYVYDPLVNFTAMFLIISGGIGFVVLSDLVEYRRTKKLSLHSKVVLLTTGLLIVFGALVIFVFEFSNPRTLGGLNWGGKILGSFFQSVTPRTAGANTVDIAGLRQATQFFIIILMFIGASPGSTGGGIKTTTFMIMAGAVIAMMRGREDIVFFRYRLLQERIFKALTITLLALLLIIAVTMVLSTTEDSSFLMILFETTSAFGTVGLSMGLTLKLTTIGKLLICFTMFAGRLGPITLAYALGQKKGKELYRYPEGKMIIG; this is encoded by the coding sequence ATGAATGTTCAATGGATGCGTCTATCACCACCCCGAATTCTGGTCCTGGGGTTCGCGGGTATTATATTGCTCGGGACACTTCTGTTGATGCTCCCGGCATCCAGTCGAAGCGGAGTCAGCCTTCCTTTTATTGATGCACTCTTTACTGCGACTTCCGCAGTCTGTGTAACGGGGCTGGTTGTAGTGGATACAGGTACTCATTTTTCGACGTTGGGTCAGATCGTAATTGCAATCCTGATTCAAATTGGCGGGCTTGGCTTTATGACGATGTCGACACTGGTGGCGATTGCATTTAAACGCCGGATCTCTCTGCGTGAGCGGTTGATTTTGCAGGAAGCGATGAACCAGAGTACGATGGAGGGGATCGTCCGCCTAATTCGCAAGGTTGTGATGTACTCGCTCATACTCGAAGGCATATGTGGCACGTTGTTCGCCATTCGCTGGTCGTTCGATATGCCAATGGGGCAGGCCATCTATTATGGATATTGGCATGCGATCTCCATGTTCAACAATGCCGGGTTTGACATGTTCGGAGAATTCCGCAGCTTTACGGGGTATGTGTATGATCCGCTCGTGAATTTTACAGCCATGTTCCTGATTATTTCAGGCGGTATCGGTTTTGTTGTGCTGTCCGATCTGGTGGAGTATCGGAGGACGAAGAAGCTGTCGCTGCATTCCAAAGTGGTGCTGTTGACAACCGGTTTGTTGATCGTATTTGGAGCACTGGTGATCTTTGTGTTTGAATTCAGCAATCCCCGGACATTGGGTGGTCTGAACTGGGGGGGCAAAATTCTCGGTTCGTTCTTCCAGTCGGTAACCCCGCGAACAGCAGGGGCGAATACGGTAGACATTGCTGGCCTGAGGCAGGCAACGCAATTTTTCATTATTATATTGATGTTTATTGGTGCTTCCCCCGGTTCTACCGGAGGCGGCATTAAAACAACCACGTTCATGATTATGGCCGGAGCAGTTATTGCCATGATGCGGGGACGGGAAGATATCGTCTTTTTCAGATATCGGCTTCTACAGGAACGCATTTTCAAAGCACTGACGATTACGCTGCTTGCTCTGTTGCTCATTATTGCCGTTACGATGGTGCTTAGTACGACGGAAGACAGCAGTTTTTTGATGATATTATTTGAGACGACATCCGCCTTCGGTACTGTAGGTTTATCTATGGGGCTTACACTGAAGCTGACCACGATCGGCAAACTTTTGATCTGTTTCACCATGTTTGCAGGGCGTCTTGGACCGATTACGCTCGCGTATGCACTCGGACAGAAAAAGGGTAAAGAATTGTACAGGTATCCGGAAGGCAAAATGATTATTGGATAA
- a CDS encoding YqzM family protein — translation MDANVRINDPREHVNEEPRNDLFDLIAGVAGMAGLMTVIFFGMVIFKFITE, via the coding sequence ATGGATGCAAATGTGCGGATCAACGACCCGCGTGAACATGTGAACGAGGAACCCCGTAACGATCTGTTTGATCTGATCGCGGGTGTTGCTGGCATGGCCGGCCTGATGACGGTTATCTTTTTCGGAATGGTTATTTTCAAATTTATCACCGAATAG
- the trxA gene encoding thioredoxin, which produces MAIVNVSDQSFNAEVEGEGTVLVDFWAPWCGPCKMLAPILEELSTEVGDAVKIAKVNVDENPESASRFGVMSIPTLIFFKDGQPVDKVVGLNSKDALKGIIEKHQ; this is translated from the coding sequence ATGGCTATTGTTAACGTATCCGATCAATCCTTCAACGCTGAAGTCGAAGGCGAAGGAACGGTTCTTGTTGATTTCTGGGCGCCTTGGTGTGGTCCTTGTAAAATGCTCGCTCCAATCCTGGAAGAGCTGTCCACCGAAGTTGGCGATGCAGTGAAAATTGCTAAAGTCAATGTGGACGAAAATCCGGAATCCGCTTCCCGCTTCGGCGTAATGAGCATTCCAACATTGATCTTCTTCAAAGATGGTCAACCGGTTGATAAAGTGGTTGGTCTGAATTCGAAAGATGCTCTCAAAGGAATTATCGAAAAACACCAATAA